ACACTTTCGCTGCTGGAGGTTATTTATTCCGTCCTTTGGAGCATGGCGCACATATCGTTGTCGAATCAGCAACAAAATGGATTGGCGGCCACGGAACCAGCATTGGCGGTGTCATTGTCGACGGTGGCACCTACAACTGGGGCAATGGAAAGTATCCTCAGTTTACCGATCCTTCCGAAGGATATCACGGGCTGGTATTCAACGACGTATTCGGCATCGGCGGTCCCTTCGGCAATATTCAGTTCATTATCCGCGCCCGCGTAGAAGGACTGCGTGATTTTGGTCCGGCCCCCTCTCCTTTCAATTCCTTTCTTTTTATTCAGGGACTTGAAACGCTGTCGCTTCGTGTACAACGCCACGTAGATAACGCACTCGAACTTGCTAAATGGCTGGAACAACATCCGCAGGTGGAGAAAATAAACTATCCCGGACTAGAAAGCAGCATTTACCACGCTAATGCGAAGAAATACCTGCGCAACGGTTTTGGTTCCATGCTCTCTTTCGAAATAAAAGGCGGAAAAGAAAAAGCAATTCAGTTTGTAAATAGTCTCGAACTTACCAGCCATGTGGCCAACGTGGGTGATGCTAAGACCCTCATCATTCAACCTGCTGCCACTACACACCAGCAGCTAAGCGATGAAGATCAGCTTGCAGCAGGAGTTACTCCTTCTCTGCTAAGAGTATCGGTAGGTATTGAACATATAGACGACATTAAGGCCGATTTCGAACAGGCTTTCGAAAA
The window above is part of the Arcticibacter tournemirensis genome. Proteins encoded here:
- a CDS encoding O-acetylhomoserine aminocarboxypropyltransferase/cysteine synthase family protein, which gives rise to MSLSNLKFETLQVHAGQEADPTTGSRAVPLYQTSSYVFTSSEHGANLFALKEFGNIYTRLMNPTTDVFEKRIAALEGGVAALAVSSGQAAQFIAINNILQAGDNFISTSFLYGGTYNQFKVAFKRLGIETRFAKGDDPQSFEALIDDKTKALYLETIGNPGFNIPDFEKFAQLAQKYDLPLIVDNTFAAGGYLFRPLEHGAHIVVESATKWIGGHGTSIGGVIVDGGTYNWGNGKYPQFTDPSEGYHGLVFNDVFGIGGPFGNIQFIIRARVEGLRDFGPAPSPFNSFLFIQGLETLSLRVQRHVDNALELAKWLEQHPQVEKINYPGLESSIYHANAKKYLRNGFGSMLSFEIKGGKEKAIQFVNSLELTSHVANVGDAKTLIIQPAATTHQQLSDEDQLAAGVTPSLLRVSVGIEHIDDIKADFEQAFEKIK